Proteins found in one Oryza glaberrima chromosome 4, OglaRS2, whole genome shotgun sequence genomic segment:
- the LOC127770188 gene encoding uncharacterized protein LOC127770188 gives MARGPMDLWNQWATQILVILSLTLQVVLHIFAGIRRREATPVERFILWLAYQLADSTAIYAIGNLSLSSAAREHNLVAFWAPFLLLHLGGPDNITAYSLEDNKLWKRHLVTLVVQVLGVGYVLYKNITGNGTMIVVAAILMSVIGTAKYGERTYALWWSNFSTIRNYLKLVQRNKHQHFYIEYEHPRHLGDNHGFDDELLLHRAHSLFYVCKRGIVDSVIINDDDDSDNRGSEVIRDLMKDKDHKSMWTVMEMELSLMYDILYTKAYVIHTSLGHIIRIMAPIAIVASLLLFLFSGKGGHNRIDVIITYVLLGGALILETRSLLRSLWSTWALVFLCDTRWSWLRHVALCSGRWHRLRYAILSLRRPIKTVFSRNSRRWSGRIGQYNMLHSCYHKITEATTSHRWFEAFDNLSTLVGFTDWLDMKHCSSNLEIPDKVKTTLQDMHTRFAPDDLNTMGLLRYNWGMLAMGEGTRPKQFNNLKDYHGVDFHESILIWHIATDLFLAKIGKEGPTVEAIRAMSNYMMFLFVDRPEMLPGLPQNWLYEMTKKNIIESCRASNGFTLEVKHGGQRSLRLKETERVAGKLLKIHIGEVKPGPKEPRLTYARIVADTLSKWKDDDPIDVLFDLWIDFLMYAANRCNRESHAKKLNAGGEFLTIVWLMIEHFQQLAKAKKEHGNE, from the coding sequence ATGGCACGAGGGCCGATGGACCTGTGGAACCAGTGGGCGACCCAGATCCTGGTGATCTTAAGCCTCACGTTGCAGGTTGTCCTCCACATCTTCGCTGGCATACGCCGGCGCGAAGCTACGCCGGTCGAGAGGTTCATCCTCTGGCTGGCGTACCAGCTGGCCGACTCGACGGCAATATACGCCATCGGTAATCTTTCCCTGAGCAGCGCCGCACGAGAGCACAACCTGGTTGCGTTCTGGGCACCGTTCCTCCTGCTGCACCTTGGCGGCCCAGACAACATCACCGCCTACTCCCTCGAGGACAACAAGCTCTGGAAGCGTCACCTTGTGACTCTTGTAGTGCAGGTCCTGGGAGTAGGTTATGTCCTCTACAAGAACATCACTGGCAACGGGACGATGATCGTGGTGGCTGCCATCCTGATGTCCGTCATTGGCACCGCCAAGTACGGGGAGAGGACATACGCGCTCTGGTGGTCCAACTTCAGCACCATCAGGAACTACCTCAAGCTTGTACAGCGCAACAAGCACCAGCATTTCTATATAGAGTATGAGCATCCTCGCCACCTTGGTGATAATCATGGTTTCGATGATGAGTTGCTTCTGCATCGAGCTCACTCCTTGTTCTATGTCTGCAAACGTGGGATAGTTGATTCTGTGATCATcaacgatgatgatgattccGATAACCGTGGCAGTGAAGTAATTAGGGACCTTATGAAAGATAAAGATCACAAGAGCATGTGGACAGTGATGGAGATGGAGCTCTCCCTCATGTATGACATCCTCTACACCAAGGCATATGTGATTCACACTAGCTTAGGACACATCATCCGCATCATGGCGCCGATCGCCATCGTTGCCTCACTCCTGCTGTTTCTTTTCAGTGGCAAAGGTGGCCACAACCGAATCGATGTCATCATCACATACGTCTTACTAGGCGGTGCGCTCATCCTAGAGACGAGGTCGCTGTTGAGATCACTTTGGTCTACTTGGGCGCTAGTGTTCCTTTGTGACACACGCTGGAGCTGGCTTCGACATGTAGCTCTCTGCAGTGGAAGATGGCATCGGCTTCGGTATGCAATTCTCTCTCTCCGCAGACCCATCAAGACTGTTTTTTCAAGAAATTCAAGGAGGTGGTCAGGAAGGATAGGGCAGTACAACATGCTGCACTCTTGCTATCATAAGATCACCGAAGCGACAACAAGTCACCGTTGGTTCGAGGCGTTCGACAATTTGTCCACTCTGGTGGGTTTCACTGACTGGTTGGATATGAAGCATTGCTCGTCAAATCTCGAAATTCCAGACAAGGTCAAGACAACTTTGCAAGATATGCATacgagatttgcaccagatgaTTTGAACACAATGGGCTTGTTGAGGTATAACTGGGGGATGCTGGCAATGGGTGAAGGTACTCGCCCTAAGCAATTCAATAATCTAAAGGACTATCATGGTGTTGACTTCCACGAGAGTATCCTTATCTGGCACATTGCCACTGATCTGTTCCTCGCTAAAATTGGGAAAGAAGGGCCAACTGTGGAGGCAATCAGGGCGATGTCCAACTACATGATGTTCCTCTTCGTGGATCGCCCAGAAATGCTACCGGGACTCCCACAGAACTGGCTGTACgagatgacaaaaaaaaacataatcgAATCATGCAGAGCATCTAATGGTTTCACTCTTGAAGTGAAACATGGTGGGCAAAGATCCCTTAGGCTTAAAGAGACAGAGCGGGTAGCTGGCAAACTACTAAAAATCCACATAGGGGAAGTCAAACCTGGCCCTAAAGAACCTCGCCTCACCTATGCAAGAATTGTTGCTGATACACTGTCCAAATGGAAAGATGACGATCCAATTGATGTGCTGTTTGACCTGTGGATAGATTTTCTGATGTATGCAGCCAACCGCTGCAATAGGGAATCACATGCCAAGAAGCTCAACGCTGGCGGTGAGTTTTTGACCATCGTGTGGCTAATGATTGAGCACTTTCAACAATTAGCAAAAGCAAAAAAGGAGCACGGCAATGAATAA